ATAAGATGAACGATTTATGATGAAGTTGTACACTTACATGAGTTCGGATTACGTCTGCTACTCGATCGATTTGTTGACCAACATCGCGCATGTTGCCACTTGCTCTGAAAATGAAAACAACAGAATGTAAAAAGAGGCAATTATAATAGACATTGGTGCAAGACCAAAAGAATTGAAAGTTGCACTGAGAAagatttaaatctataatattttaactactATTTAAATAGAATGGCCATAATAACGTGATGGCCGAGGAAAGCTAGGTTTAAATAACTTGAGTTCGtattcttttaataatttattttatacatacagTCGTACTTAATACtgaaactattaaaaatactttgtaTCGAAACTTAATAATCTATAGGTACCATAAAAAAGcttgtgtgccgagcacacgtgtcagaagtgaaacttctttggaaatattcaaagataccGAAATCGTCGCCTTAAAGTGTCGATATtgtcatgacgcgaccttgaaattttacccTCAACGCGCCTTAAGAAGTTGTATTAACATTGAAgtatatatttgtaattttaataatgcaaCGTACCTGGTATAAGTCCAAAAACCGAGCAGCACAAGCGCCCCTACCGCGATGATCTGTCCCAGCGCGACCACGGTCTGCACCCCCAGCGTGGAGCCCACGAAGCTGACCAGGAAGCCGAGCAGCGCCAGCGCGGCGAGCAGCGTGGGCGTGCCGACCATGCGGAAGAGGTTCTTGCCTTCGTTGTGCGCGCGGTATTGCTCGTAGTTCTCTTCTAGCTCCTGGATTTATGTAGAGGGATTAAAAATtggtatgttttgtttttaattagacaTAGACATagacaaacatttattcacaaTAATAACACATATTACAACTGACAATCATAACACagaacaattacaaaaaaaaaagaaacaagaaaCGCAGatgatgattttattttacgtgaCTTACGATGATTgtgaaaaactgtttattgtTTGTAGTACGGGAATTGAATCTGgacgtttttaaaaataaaactaacacTATTTTGATCTAGGCATTAATAATACCGTATTATGCTGCGTCTAAACAGTGCATGTTACTTTGAAgtctaaaattaatttaatgcaCTGTTTTTGATATCGAGCTTTAGTTTCAGATTTTTCCATACTTCATATTATAGATATGTACAGTGTTTAGCTTATAACAGCTAACTTAATTAGCCATCCtaatctttattaaattaagtacctatcgATGCGTGAATTCATAAGCTACGTGTTCGTAAAACACATACCTATTATACTCCTAGCGGATGTGTGTTTAGTGAAGAGATATAAGAATACATGCTGTGTTATGTGGTCAAAGATTTTgtcacataaaatattctaaatattggattttttgtacaaaaaatgaatgaaaattgcTTATACAGATTACCTTAGTCAACTTTTCCATATAAGTAGCTTCAAGGTCGTCTCCCCCCATTTTCCTCTTACTATGGAAGGCGTGCAACGCCTTATTCTTAGCGCGCTGGTGCTGTTCCTCCAGTCTGGTGGGGTCCATGTAGGGCTGGTTCCCACCAACCACTTCTTCCATTAACGTTTCGTAGACGTCACGAGCGTCGGATACGGCTGATAGGTTGTTCGCTTCTGCTGTCGCCTAGGAAGGGGTTTTCAAggttttttcactttttgtgaatataaaaattgttgtAGTATGTAGTAGTTGTAGGAATACATGATAATGATAAAGTTATGGAGATACTTTGATCCTTTAGATATTATaacaaagtaattaaaaaaaaaaactttacgAAAAAAAGGCTTTCTTCAACAGCATTATTTGTTTAGTATAAGGTTAGAGAacctattgaaatatttaacatcGATGATAAATATGGATTAcggaatttaatttaatgttaaacaTAAGGAAATGCTTTATCgtttgtattaataaaaactaaattttcagtttttcTCTTACCGCTAATATACTTTTCGGTTGCGGCAAATCGTCCCCGttgaaaatattcatatacgccttgaaataaaacaacaagtCTTTCGCCTTTAACTCTTGGCCAGCAATCTTCTTCAACAGGAGGTTTTCTGGAGCTAACATCAATGGTACCAGCTCACGAAGTGATGTTTTGAAATCGGGGCTAATATCTgataatttaagaattttacaattaaaattaatatgagaCAATTTGTGTATAATCAGTAGTTAGTTGTCTCTATAATGTCGAATAATGGTTTCGTTTTTGTTTCTGtagcattttttttgtgtacgATTAAGCATAAAAGATAGACAGACAGGTATTTTCAATTTAGGTTTAGGATCcatatcaataattaaaaaaaaaaaccagcTAAATACCATCTTATCTATTATTCGACCTAAGTTCGTTCTgggtataattttatagggATAAAGATAAAGGATACACTCTAaatattaatcaatatttataactaccCGCAAGTTTTCCATCAAATTTGGGGTTAGTGGCCACGTTCAGGCCAGGGTGTGGCATGAGGAAACAGGTCAGCTTCTCGAAGCACGCCGCGATGTGCCGTCTGATGGATTTCAATTCTTCGTGCTGGTCTTCGTGAACCTAATAACGTGAATAAAACCACAAAAACTGTCATTTTGCgttgttttttagaaaaaatatagaagagtatgtacctacctaattgaATCCTTGTTTTTTGAAGAGAAAAATTGTGGGATAGAAAGTTTTCTAGGACCTTCTCTattttatgcattttaatCGTATTTTTACGAAATAAAAGTATCAGAACGGGCAAGAACTTACtacctagtatttttttaaaggtcTCCAGCACTGTTTTTACTACAACAAGCGCTTCGTATTGAAAACATGTCCTTTGCCACATGTTTTCAGGTATTGAAATTCTTACCTCTAGCCTCTTTTCAAGCAGTTCAGAACCACCTTTCGCTCCATAAGCGTACTCATACGGAAAGCTCCAGTCCCTGACCAACAACTGCAACTGCTGGAACGGCTTGCCAGTAATGTTCTGCTGGGCTAGACGTCCGTAGTCTGTGAACAGctgaaataataaagaataagcATCTCAAATCAAAGGATTGTCAGGAAATTTTGATGGCCAATAGGTAATCTAGAATATAATGTGACAGGGCTACTTATCTGACCACAAGTGGACCACTTGGCTGACCAACCACTCTGAAGTGGccaatataaatttacaaagAATAGCAAAAATTTGATCACGAGGCGGtttcgaacccgcatcctttcacgCCAATCCGGGGCGGACGCTTGAACAACTCAGCCACCCGTGATCCCGCCAGagcttagatcattaagtaatgaTCTAAGCGCCAGAGCGATCGAATTtgttctattctttcagttttatgtgtctaagggacacaccgAGCGCCATCTATTAGATAATTAACAACTATCTCAACCAATACGAAACATTTTTCGGTTTGTTGtgttaattttcatttcaattaactcgtataaaaaagcaaatgcatataattattattaaacaaatgaTGCATATTAACTTAAGTATATTCCGCAGATAACTGTccaaagttatttataaatttcctCTTAACTCGGTTTTTCGTAACAGAAATAAAGGTTCAATTTTCCTGTTATGTAAACAAAAGCTTACGTGTGTGCATAATTTCATCGTACAATCGATTAACCGCACACAAGTTGTCGATATTCTAAAAGGTAGGCTTAGGTAACAAAGGAACCTAGCATTTAACTCGGATTAGtaagattaattaatttattatttgtttttatttatttttctaactaAACTACAGTatgagtttatgtatgtatgaattaatgtaatataattattatttgtttatgtcttatactatattatatgtaatatatataatatttcttaagtatgtaatatgtatttataatagatattacatacttaagaaatatta
The Colias croceus chromosome 18, ilColCroc2.1 genome window above contains:
- the LOC123699512 gene encoding atlastin-like isoform X1; amino-acid sequence: MYINEFFNDCELLRIVNVKLQMEGLKSGYGIRVVTPSPDHTFELDEKMLSELLLRDDVKDRAVVVLSVAGPFRKGKSFLLDFFLRYLQQTYNIKDGSDWLGAEDVPLSGFSWRGGSDRDTTGLLLWSQPFFATLANGQKVVIFLMDTQGTFDSESTVKDNATVFALSTMLSSVQIYNLSQNIEEDDLQHLQLFTDYGRLAQQNITGKPFQQLQLLVRDWSFPYEYAYGAKGGSELLEKRLEVHEDQHEELKSIRRHIAACFEKLTCFLMPHPGLNVATNPKFDGKLADISPDFKTSLRELVPLMLAPENLLLKKIAGQELKAKDLLFYFKAYMNIFNGDDLPQPKSILAATAEANNLSAVSDARDVYETLMEEVVGGNQPYMDPTRLEEQHQRAKNKALHAFHSKRKMGGDDLEATYMEKLTKELEENYEQYRAHNEGKNLFRMVGTPTLLAALALLGFLVSFVGSTLGVQTVVALGQIIAVGALVLLGFWTYTRASGNMRDVGQQIDRVADVIRTHLTRQLLGAATNQLAPSLGLSRDKQA
- the LOC123699512 gene encoding atlastin-like isoform X2; protein product: MEGLKSGYGIRVVTPSPDHTFELDEKMLSELLLRDDVKDRAVVVLSVAGPFRKGKSFLLDFFLRYLQQTYNIKDGSDWLGAEDVPLSGFSWRGGSDRDTTGLLLWSQPFFATLANGQKVVIFLMDTQGTFDSESTVKDNATVFALSTMLSSVQIYNLSQNIEEDDLQHLQLFTDYGRLAQQNITGKPFQQLQLLVRDWSFPYEYAYGAKGGSELLEKRLEVHEDQHEELKSIRRHIAACFEKLTCFLMPHPGLNVATNPKFDGKLADISPDFKTSLRELVPLMLAPENLLLKKIAGQELKAKDLLFYFKAYMNIFNGDDLPQPKSILAATAEANNLSAVSDARDVYETLMEEVVGGNQPYMDPTRLEEQHQRAKNKALHAFHSKRKMGGDDLEATYMEKLTKELEENYEQYRAHNEGKNLFRMVGTPTLLAALALLGFLVSFVGSTLGVQTVVALGQIIAVGALVLLGFWTYTRASGNMRDVGQQIDRVADVIRTHLTRQLLGAATNQLAPSLGLSRDKQA